A region from the Desulfomarina profundi genome encodes:
- the selA gene encoding L-seryl-tRNA(Sec) selenium transferase has protein sequence MNSNQKLLATLPKVDVILSHLESSENFSTPRRLAKIVIRRTIERERETILAGGNVPSRSLEEWLELVKRNIRKKQDPNLKRIINGTGVVVHTNLGRSILSRQCTESLTRAGGFYSNLEFDLQSGKRGSRYSLVEELICDLTGAEAAIVVNNNAAAVLLALDTLAKDREVIVSRGQLVEIGGSFRIPDVMKKSGASLVEVGATNRTHLRDYENAITPETALLLRVHTSNFRIIGFTSDVSAEEMVELAGKKNLFTMEDLGSGCLVDLSRYGFPKEPTVQEIVKAGVDVVTFSGDKLLGGPQAGIIVGCSEVIQKIKENPLNRALRIDKFTLSSLESVLREYYDTENALAKIPTLAMLTIENRELKKRALRIQRRLKKTVQAGCDFKIVSTVSRVGGGALPEYSIPSWAVELVPEKMKLSSLEKRLRDLEIPVIGRIENEHFLLDIRTVGDHEVVDLVGQLEVFFKDGEKSD, from the coding sequence ATGAATTCAAATCAAAAATTATTAGCAACCCTTCCGAAAGTGGATGTCATTCTTTCTCACCTGGAGAGTTCTGAAAATTTTTCGACACCCAGGCGTTTAGCTAAAATTGTCATTCGCAGGACAATTGAGAGGGAAAGAGAAACCATTCTGGCTGGCGGTAATGTCCCCAGTAGAAGTCTGGAGGAATGGCTTGAGTTGGTGAAAAGAAATATAAGGAAAAAACAGGATCCAAACCTGAAGCGCATAATTAATGGTACAGGTGTTGTAGTTCATACTAACCTTGGAAGGTCTATCCTGTCGAGGCAGTGTACAGAGAGTCTGACCAGGGCTGGAGGATTTTACTCAAATCTCGAATTTGATCTTCAAAGTGGAAAACGTGGCAGCAGGTACAGTCTGGTCGAGGAGCTGATCTGTGATCTTACCGGAGCTGAAGCTGCAATAGTTGTTAACAATAATGCGGCTGCAGTTCTCCTGGCTCTTGATACCCTGGCAAAAGATCGTGAGGTCATTGTATCCCGAGGGCAGCTCGTGGAAATAGGAGGATCTTTCAGGATACCTGATGTCATGAAAAAAAGCGGGGCAAGTCTTGTGGAAGTTGGGGCAACCAACAGAACACATCTTCGTGATTATGAAAATGCCATAACACCCGAGACCGCTCTATTGCTTCGCGTGCATACCTCAAATTTCAGAATTATCGGTTTCACGTCGGATGTGTCGGCTGAAGAAATGGTTGAACTGGCAGGAAAAAAGAATCTTTTTACCATGGAAGATCTTGGTAGCGGATGTCTTGTTGACCTTTCCAGGTACGGTTTTCCAAAGGAACCGACAGTTCAGGAAATAGTAAAAGCCGGCGTGGACGTTGTAACTTTCAGCGGAGATAAACTGCTGGGTGGCCCTCAGGCCGGGATTATAGTCGGGTGCAGTGAAGTTATTCAGAAAATAAAGGAAAACCCACTGAACAGAGCACTGCGAATTGATAAGTTTACCCTTTCGTCACTAGAAAGTGTTCTGCGTGAATACTATGACACAGAAAATGCTCTGGCAAAAATACCGACACTGGCCATGCTGACGATTGAAAACAGAGAGTTGAAAAAAAGAGCCTTGCGAATTCAGCGTCGTTTGAAAAAAACTGTTCAGGCAGGGTGTGACTTCAAAATTGTGTCAACTGTCAGCCGGGTTGGGGGTGGGGCACTTCCCGAATACAGTATTCCTTCCTGGGCCGTGGAGCTGGTTCCCGAAAAAATGAAGCTCAGCTCTCTTGAAAAGAGACTGCGCGATCTTGAAATCCCTGTAATCGGAAGAATAGAAAACGAACATTTTCTTCTTGATATTCGCACTGTAGGCGATCATGAAGTTGTTGATCTTGTCGGACAGCTCGAGGTTTTTTTTAAGGACGGGGAAAAGAGTGATTAA
- a CDS encoding tetratricopeptide repeat-containing diguanylate cyclase translates to MIKKKFPLASGNQALVKRDFLRFSKAFTDILLEKVAPAEHLDFIADERQLKEQFSDESSINELVGTFQLVVEDGRRVGKVENFLFLPFLLSDQSVILAVFSRLDPLFMRRVTEDWLFDVRREAKRSFLLLKQARIDDLTGLFNLSNLYSLLDTFSSARNIQLLVVEIPGRSMTFQAASRHLQRCVEILRTSVPEGAILHHLGNSIFAIVSDRHRESGNTCLTASLVAYLKREGVKKVHIGTTCSTRGNSGEKKGRIFLDEAWTALQVAKKRGPYGFCDFDLLAHPEAHPLVRPQERLLRKLRRLWRQSEKFFLVHFRSDEKQFSIVNDIRALVDRGESIPVGNDLLVYLDGESDVQVLQWTENILESYRKKKDGNTVSAGICGFPYADFKKAEIPYNCLKALEHASFYGNSSAVFFDAVSLNISGDIFFGDGDLVQAVKEYKRGLLCDAENINLYNSLGVAYALMNRHKQAEECFKNGLELDADNFMALYNLGLGELERGRKEKAISFFRQSLECGIDENLNASVREDLSFRIGVLSSETGDYQVGLDFLLPLYDLFSGTCRADRIVYHIGLCYCGLGFASEAMMWLQRALRINEFDHRAMNLLGEVYFENGEGAEVALSLCRKSVELCPDLPGYRIVLARIQIHCGLFYEAMDVLRLCLKDKQFQVEARLLLARCCCELGHEKRARNWLNKIAEQEGKKFKEYAVLSRNLSGRAPGSAVIQNQLNEGQ, encoded by the coding sequence GTGATTAAAAAAAAATTCCCATTGGCCTCAGGTAATCAGGCACTGGTTAAAAGAGATTTCCTTAGATTTTCAAAGGCTTTCACAGATATCCTTCTTGAAAAGGTTGCACCTGCGGAACACCTGGATTTTATTGCCGATGAAAGGCAGTTAAAAGAACAGTTTTCTGATGAATCATCCATAAATGAGCTTGTTGGAACGTTTCAGCTGGTTGTAGAGGATGGTCGTCGGGTCGGCAAGGTTGAAAATTTTCTTTTTCTCCCTTTTCTCCTGTCAGATCAAAGTGTTATCCTGGCTGTGTTTTCAAGGCTCGATCCGCTTTTTATGCGGCGGGTTACAGAGGACTGGCTGTTTGATGTCAGGCGGGAGGCCAAGCGCAGTTTTCTGCTACTGAAACAGGCCCGGATTGACGATCTGACCGGGTTGTTCAATCTGTCAAATCTCTACTCTCTTCTTGATACCTTTTCTTCTGCTCGAAATATTCAGCTGCTTGTTGTTGAAATTCCAGGAAGAAGTATGACCTTCCAGGCGGCGAGTCGTCATTTGCAGAGGTGCGTAGAGATTTTACGAACTTCTGTTCCTGAGGGAGCAATTCTGCACCATCTCGGCAACTCCATTTTTGCAATTGTTTCCGATCGTCACCGCGAGAGCGGGAACACATGTCTGACCGCTTCACTTGTGGCTTACCTGAAAAGGGAGGGGGTTAAAAAAGTTCATATTGGTACAACCTGTTCAACGAGAGGAAACAGTGGAGAGAAAAAGGGGAGAATTTTTCTCGATGAGGCATGGACAGCCCTTCAGGTTGCCAAAAAACGTGGACCGTATGGTTTTTGCGATTTTGATCTACTGGCCCATCCGGAAGCTCATCCTCTGGTTCGTCCACAGGAAAGACTTTTACGAAAACTCAGGCGCTTGTGGCGACAGTCTGAAAAGTTTTTTCTTGTACATTTCCGCAGTGATGAAAAACAATTTTCGATTGTCAATGATATACGGGCACTGGTGGACAGGGGTGAGTCTATTCCTGTCGGTAATGATCTACTGGTTTATCTTGACGGTGAAAGTGATGTCCAGGTATTGCAATGGACTGAAAATATACTGGAAAGTTACAGGAAAAAGAAAGACGGCAACACTGTTTCCGCCGGAATATGCGGTTTTCCTTATGCTGATTTCAAGAAAGCGGAAATACCCTATAACTGCCTGAAAGCATTGGAGCATGCCTCTTTCTATGGCAATAGTTCTGCGGTTTTTTTTGACGCCGTCAGCCTGAATATCAGTGGTGATATTTTTTTTGGAGACGGAGATCTTGTACAGGCGGTAAAGGAGTATAAAAGAGGGTTGTTATGTGATGCTGAAAATATAAACCTGTATAACAGCCTGGGAGTAGCCTATGCTCTGATGAACAGACATAAACAGGCTGAAGAATGTTTTAAAAATGGATTAGAGCTGGATGCGGACAATTTTATGGCCTTGTACAATCTTGGTTTGGGAGAACTTGAAAGGGGAAGAAAAGAAAAAGCTATCTCCTTTTTCAGGCAGTCTCTGGAATGTGGGATTGATGAGAACCTGAATGCGTCTGTCCGGGAGGATCTGAGTTTTCGAATTGGTGTTCTTTCTTCGGAAACCGGTGATTATCAGGTGGGGCTGGATTTCCTCCTTCCTCTCTACGACTTGTTTTCCGGGACTTGCCGGGCAGATCGAATTGTGTACCATATCGGGTTATGTTATTGCGGACTTGGCTTTGCTTCCGAGGCCATGATGTGGCTGCAGAGAGCTCTTCGGATCAATGAGTTTGATCACCGGGCCATGAATCTTCTCGGCGAAGTCTATTTTGAAAATGGAGAGGGGGCGGAGGTGGCTCTTTCTCTCTGTCGAAAAAGTGTGGAACTCTGTCCGGATCTGCCTGGATATCGTATAGTGCTGGCCAGGATTCAGATTCATTGTGGATTATTTTATGAGGCCATGGATGTACTCAGGCTCTGTCTGAAAGATAAACAATTTCAGGTTGAAGCCCGATTACTTCTTGCCAGATGCTGTTGTGAGCTTGGTCATGAAAAAAGAGCCCGTAACTGGTTGAATAAAATCGCTGAGCAGGAAGGAAAGAAGTTTAAAGAATATGCTGTGTTATCCCGTAACCTCTCAGGGAGAGCTCCTGGATCAGCAGTGATTCAGAATCAATTGAATGAGGGACAATAA
- a CDS encoding LOG family protein, whose amino-acid sequence MERKERRKVRREHKYCLDNSVIGDSWRMFRIMSEFVDGFDAMSAIDVPAVTIYGSARTPPENKYYQLADQIAGELVKSGYGIITGGGPGIMEAANKGAAEAGGVSVGLNINLPHEQRPNPYSNFELNFKYFFVRKVMFMKYSMGFICMPGGFGSLDELFESLTLIQTERIKPFPIVLVGSKFWKGLVDWIEEQLLGCGNISEKDKFLFKVMDDVDEIVNYFQKTIAA is encoded by the coding sequence ATGGAAAGAAAAGAGAGAAGAAAGGTGAGAAGAGAACATAAGTATTGTCTGGATAATTCCGTAATCGGAGATTCATGGCGGATGTTCAGAATAATGTCCGAATTTGTTGACGGTTTTGATGCCATGTCGGCTATTGACGTTCCTGCTGTTACAATTTATGGATCGGCTCGAACTCCGCCGGAAAACAAATATTATCAGCTGGCTGATCAGATTGCGGGCGAACTGGTAAAAAGCGGTTATGGCATTATCACCGGTGGTGGGCCGGGTATCATGGAGGCTGCCAACAAAGGAGCTGCTGAAGCAGGAGGAGTGTCCGTGGGGCTGAATATAAATCTACCCCATGAACAACGACCTAATCCATATTCCAATTTTGAGTTAAATTTTAAATATTTCTTTGTTCGCAAAGTGATGTTCATGAAATATTCCATGGGGTTCATCTGTATGCCCGGCGGCTTTGGTTCTCTGGATGAACTTTTTGAGTCCCTGACACTTATCCAGACAGAAAGAATTAAACCGTTTCCAATTGTTCTGGTTGGCAGCAAGTTCTGGAAGGGACTGGTTGACTGGATTGAAGAGCAACTGCTTGGGTGCGGCAATATAAGTGAGAAAGACAAGTTCCTTTTTAAAGTGATGGATGATGTTGATGAAATCGTGAATTATTTTCAGAAAACTATTGCTGCATAA
- a CDS encoding DNA internalization-related competence protein ComEC/Rec2, translated as MKGVLILFLFLIASVHFRNRNRSVYWLMLILFFGLGLLQASQQLHHPANPDNIYNRIKEKSEAILVGTLHAMPEYNEHGDTTRITVSLHSLQFQKQRFFTPATGRVLLRLSGKWPQNIFPGDMLAIRAELKRPQSYLSPGSFDYSRYLARKNIWITGVIRNPLFVQKLANKKGITEKIKYFPENLRQAIAEKIKRTVAPNLEGLYRAILLGDRSGVDNTLQEQFKAAGVMHILAISGIHMGILGALLFFLFHHALKRSETLLLKLRIKKTAALLSLPVLLLYSSITGLNAPVVRAVIMSSIVLAALCIDRKKSSPELLCSAALAILIYSPLQLFTASFQLSFAAVAAILFILPCLRRIISSSWEMEHPQSFMAVTGAWLVSSMLVSLVAFLATAPISLYYFNRVSLVGPVANLVIEPLICLWGLLFGFLSLPFLFILPPLGEFLLQTGSHGLAAAIQCVQFFAALPFSDVFLPTPPVPLILFYYFFLTMSVISRKLQMKMSIPALGVICTLLFYLVSSLFDIKLTERKFSISFLDVGQGSAAFITLPSGYRLLIDGGGSSYISPSVGRRVIAPYLWQKGISKIDAVIVTHPDADHYNGLPFIVEHFSPSIIWVNTYSGHDPFFARFLEKARAKGIMTKLAKNGAFLEQTRKIRCIANTTSWPGDRKGENNGLVIKVAGKNFSALFPGDIEKKTEYSLLDQHFPLHSDILLSPHHGSATSNSEQFLRKISPRIMVVSAGKTRKKYFPFPGLQLLCQKNNITMLTTAHYGTIEIIDGDDGYALFGHHVREGNPLLGIKRYLIRRETAATLR; from the coding sequence ATGAAGGGCGTTCTTATCCTTTTTCTTTTTCTGATTGCCAGTGTTCATTTTCGAAACCGTAACAGATCGGTGTACTGGCTGATGCTCATCCTTTTTTTCGGCCTGGGCCTGCTGCAGGCCTCACAACAATTACATCATCCGGCTAATCCAGATAATATTTACAACCGGATTAAGGAAAAAAGTGAAGCCATTCTTGTGGGAACCCTGCACGCCATGCCTGAATACAACGAGCATGGAGATACCACCAGGATTACAGTTTCATTACATTCCCTCCAATTTCAAAAACAGCGGTTTTTCACACCAGCCACTGGACGCGTCCTCCTGAGACTTTCCGGAAAATGGCCGCAGAACATCTTTCCCGGAGACATGCTGGCCATTCGAGCCGAGTTGAAACGACCACAGAGCTACCTTTCGCCCGGCAGTTTTGATTACAGCCGATATCTTGCGAGAAAAAATATCTGGATTACGGGAGTAATACGCAACCCGCTTTTTGTCCAAAAACTGGCAAACAAAAAAGGGATTACCGAAAAAATAAAGTATTTTCCGGAAAATTTGAGACAGGCCATCGCCGAAAAAATCAAACGGACAGTTGCTCCGAATCTTGAAGGACTCTACCGGGCCATTCTTCTCGGTGACCGATCAGGGGTGGATAATACTCTGCAGGAACAGTTCAAAGCAGCCGGTGTCATGCATATTCTGGCTATTTCCGGCATTCATATGGGAATCCTGGGAGCACTGCTCTTCTTCCTTTTCCATCATGCCTTGAAAAGGTCTGAAACTCTTCTGCTCAAATTGAGAATAAAAAAAACAGCAGCTCTTTTATCCCTGCCGGTTCTACTCCTGTACTCATCAATTACAGGACTCAATGCACCGGTTGTCCGGGCTGTGATCATGAGTTCAATAGTTCTTGCGGCTCTCTGTATCGATCGAAAGAAATCTTCACCCGAGCTCCTCTGCAGTGCCGCACTGGCTATTCTGATCTATTCTCCTCTTCAGCTGTTCACAGCTTCTTTCCAGCTCTCCTTTGCAGCGGTTGCAGCCATCCTCTTTATCCTTCCCTGCCTGAGAAGAATTATTTCATCTTCCTGGGAAATGGAACATCCACAGAGCTTCATGGCCGTAACCGGAGCATGGCTTGTCTCATCCATGCTGGTTTCACTGGTTGCCTTTCTGGCAACTGCACCAATATCGCTCTATTATTTTAACAGGGTATCCCTTGTCGGACCCGTTGCAAATCTTGTGATAGAACCCCTGATCTGCCTTTGGGGCCTTCTGTTTGGTTTCCTTTCTCTCCCCTTTCTCTTCATCCTGCCACCATTGGGAGAATTTTTGCTGCAGACAGGCAGCCACGGTCTGGCTGCAGCTATTCAATGTGTACAGTTTTTTGCTGCTTTACCATTTTCAGATGTCTTCCTGCCAACACCACCTGTCCCCCTGATCCTGTTCTACTATTTTTTTCTGACCATGTCAGTCATCTCCAGAAAGTTGCAGATGAAAATGTCTATACCTGCCCTTGGCGTCATCTGTACCCTTCTCTTCTATCTTGTTTCCTCTCTTTTTGACATCAAATTAACTGAGAGAAAATTCTCAATCTCTTTTCTCGATGTAGGTCAGGGAAGTGCCGCGTTTATCACCCTCCCGTCAGGATACAGACTGCTTATCGATGGAGGCGGCTCATCGTATATCTCTCCTTCGGTGGGAAGAAGAGTTATTGCTCCGTATCTCTGGCAAAAAGGTATCTCCAAAATCGATGCAGTCATTGTCACCCACCCGGATGCAGACCATTACAATGGCTTGCCGTTTATCGTAGAACATTTTTCTCCATCCATTATTTGGGTAAACACTTATTCAGGGCACGACCCTTTTTTCGCACGATTTCTGGAGAAAGCACGAGCAAAGGGAATAATGACAAAGCTGGCGAAAAATGGTGCATTTCTTGAACAGACCAGAAAGATAAGGTGTATTGCCAATACAACATCCTGGCCGGGAGACAGAAAAGGAGAAAATAATGGCCTGGTCATAAAGGTTGCCGGAAAAAATTTCTCTGCTCTTTTTCCCGGTGATATAGAAAAGAAAACAGAATACTCCCTTCTGGACCAACACTTCCCCCTGCACAGCGATATTCTTCTTTCACCCCATCACGGATCGGCAACATCCAATTCCGAGCAGTTTCTCAGGAAGATCAGTCCCCGAATCATGGTTGTATCCGCCGGTAAAACGAGGAAAAAATATTTTCCATTTCCAGGATTGCAGCTACTCTGCCAAAAAAACAACATCACTATGCTGACCACAGCCCACTACGGAACCATCGAAATAATCGATGGTGATGACGGTTACGCCCTGTTCGGACATCACGTAAGGGAGGGGAATCCATTACTTGGAATAAAACGATATCTGATCAGAAGAGAAACAGCGGCTACACTTCGGTAA
- a CDS encoding 3-deoxy-D-manno-octulosonic acid transferase, whose translation MFILYCLLQLFFLPVLLLLIIPAMAIPKYRGRIPARLGAGLSAIIPASAASQKTIWVHALSVGEVTSAIPLLEGLRRDHPRHRIVFSIATRSGHTIARKLAANLVDYIIPSPIDLLPVVMLFVHRIRPMLFILVETDFWPGLLGYLRLKNIPAVLVNGRISEKSMKGYYRFRFFFRPLFRSFRYLFMQTEFDAKAMNTLGVGEKCIKTAGNLKFDTNILNNSAANELHSLFPSEKTLLIAGSTHPGEEEVLFQVFKTLRHSFPHLLLIVAPRNPNRKEEICSLAESLDLDIECRTSMNSSRSPIFLLDTIGELINFYSLSHIAFIGGSLVNYGGHNPVEPALFGIPVLFGPYMSDFHEIALSLLRAGGGLQVKDGNELQQSLESFLASDRKREKYGFAAQQCIQQQRGVINNHMEILNKLM comes from the coding sequence ATGTTCATACTCTACTGCTTATTGCAGCTTTTCTTTCTACCTGTATTGCTGCTGTTAATCATTCCGGCCATGGCAATCCCCAAATACAGGGGACGCATACCAGCCCGCCTCGGAGCGGGTCTGTCGGCGATTATCCCTGCGTCAGCAGCAAGTCAAAAAACCATCTGGGTCCATGCCCTTTCAGTAGGAGAAGTCACCTCGGCAATCCCTCTCCTCGAGGGATTACGCAGAGACCATCCCCGACACAGGATTGTTTTTTCCATTGCAACCCGCTCCGGGCATACAATCGCCCGTAAGCTGGCAGCCAACCTCGTTGATTATATTATTCCCTCGCCCATAGATCTCCTGCCGGTCGTTATGCTTTTTGTCCATCGCATCCGACCAATGCTGTTCATCCTGGTGGAGACCGATTTCTGGCCCGGGCTTCTCGGTTATCTGCGTCTGAAAAACATTCCTGCAGTTCTGGTCAACGGCAGGATATCAGAAAAGTCGATGAAAGGATACTACCGATTCCGCTTTTTCTTCCGCCCACTTTTTCGCTCTTTTCGCTACCTCTTCATGCAGACCGAATTCGATGCCAAAGCCATGAATACACTAGGAGTTGGAGAGAAATGTATCAAAACAGCCGGTAACCTCAAATTTGACACGAACATCCTGAATAATTCAGCAGCAAACGAATTACACTCCCTCTTTCCTTCCGAAAAAACACTGCTCATTGCGGGATCAACCCATCCCGGCGAAGAGGAAGTGCTTTTTCAGGTCTTTAAAACTCTACGCCACAGTTTTCCACATCTCTTATTGATCGTCGCTCCGCGAAATCCAAATCGAAAAGAGGAAATATGTTCCCTCGCGGAATCATTGGACCTGGATATTGAATGCAGAACTTCCATGAACAGTTCCCGCTCACCCATTTTTCTGCTTGATACCATTGGAGAACTCATCAATTTTTATTCGCTCTCCCATATTGCTTTTATTGGTGGCAGCCTTGTCAATTACGGGGGGCACAACCCTGTGGAACCGGCCCTTTTCGGGATTCCTGTTCTTTTTGGTCCATATATGAGCGACTTTCATGAAATTGCCCTCTCCCTGCTACGGGCAGGTGGAGGACTACAAGTGAAGGACGGGAATGAACTACAACAATCCCTTGAATCATTTCTTGCCTCAGACAGGAAACGAGAAAAATATGGATTTGCCGCTCAGCAATGTATTCAACAGCAACGCGGTGTTATCAACAACCATATGGAAATATTAAATAAACTAATGTGA
- a CDS encoding 16S rRNA (uracil(1498)-N(3))-methyltransferase, with product MNIILASPEEITASRIRLSDHRAEHIVKVLRSGPGDIVRFGIINGGRGKAKILDLKRKFPFSVELQVEIFEDMDRASPIDLVLALPRPIMLKRVLSQVSAMGVGTIHLIQANRVEKSFWKSSIVSGEEFLPHLLHGLEQAVATRVPKVVVHRHFRPFIEDFFPNIREQYGSLLLAHPDGGSSLQEGFTEKITPERVLLAIGPEGGWVDFEVKKFLEQGFTPCSIGERILKVDTAVIALHSRISLLLEQLSIQR from the coding sequence ATGAATATTATCCTGGCCTCACCTGAGGAAATAACAGCCAGCCGTATTCGCCTGAGTGATCACAGGGCTGAGCATATTGTCAAAGTTCTTCGTTCAGGGCCGGGGGATATTGTCAGGTTTGGTATTATAAACGGTGGCAGAGGAAAAGCAAAGATTCTTGACTTGAAAAGAAAATTTCCTTTTTCTGTAGAGCTGCAGGTGGAAATTTTCGAGGATATGGACAGGGCTTCTCCGATAGACCTGGTCCTTGCCCTGCCACGGCCAATCATGCTGAAGAGAGTATTGAGCCAGGTGAGTGCCATGGGTGTAGGTACTATCCATCTTATTCAGGCAAACCGGGTGGAAAAAAGTTTCTGGAAATCATCTATTGTAAGCGGGGAAGAATTTCTACCTCATTTACTCCATGGTCTTGAACAGGCTGTAGCCACAAGGGTGCCGAAAGTCGTTGTTCACCGTCATTTCAGACCATTTATTGAAGACTTTTTTCCAAATATCAGGGAACAATATGGTTCTCTGCTTCTGGCCCATCCCGATGGAGGAAGCAGCCTGCAAGAGGGGTTTACAGAAAAAATAACTCCTGAACGGGTTCTTCTGGCCATTGGCCCTGAAGGGGGATGGGTCGACTTTGAGGTAAAAAAATTCCTGGAGCAGGGTTTTACTCCCTGCTCCATTGGTGAGCGGATTCTCAAGGTTGATACAGCGGTGATTGCCCTTCATTCCCGTATCAGTCTGTTGCTTGAACAGTTGTCAATTCAACGGTAG
- a CDS encoding acyl-CoA dehydrogenase family protein produces MSTMNELTDYMGFQGLLDDEEILVRQTAREFVNKEIIPIIDEYAQEEKFPAHLVQPMGELGFLGPNLPEKYGCAGLSNVGYGLLMYELERGDSALRSFASVQGSLVMYPIFAFGSDAQKDYWLPKMAAGEAVGCFGLTEPDFGSNPGGMRTRAEKNKDGSWTLNGTKMWITNGSIADVAVVWAATDDGVRGFLIKTDTPGFSTVRMKGKWSLRASVTSELILENVRVDEEESILPKVKGLKGPLSCLTQARYGIAWGALGAADNCYQTALEYSLSRVQFEKPIAAFQLQQKKLAEMVTELTKGQLLALQLGRLKDRNAYSPAQVSMAKMNNVKIALDIAHTARTMLGANGIMGEYPIMRHANNLESVYTYEGTHDMHTLIIGEKVTGIAAYR; encoded by the coding sequence ATGAGCACGATGAACGAACTGACAGACTACATGGGGTTCCAGGGATTACTGGACGATGAAGAAATTCTTGTCAGGCAGACCGCAAGGGAATTTGTCAACAAGGAGATCATTCCGATTATCGACGAATACGCCCAGGAAGAAAAATTCCCAGCTCACCTGGTACAGCCCATGGGAGAACTCGGTTTTCTCGGCCCCAACCTGCCCGAAAAATACGGCTGTGCCGGGCTCTCCAATGTGGGCTATGGCCTGCTTATGTACGAACTGGAACGGGGAGATTCCGCCCTGCGCAGTTTTGCGTCTGTCCAGGGTTCCCTGGTCATGTATCCGATATTTGCCTTTGGCAGTGATGCCCAGAAAGACTACTGGCTACCGAAAATGGCTGCCGGTGAGGCTGTCGGATGTTTTGGACTCACCGAACCCGACTTCGGCTCCAATCCTGGAGGAATGCGCACACGGGCTGAAAAAAACAAGGACGGCAGCTGGACCCTGAACGGAACAAAAATGTGGATCACCAATGGTTCCATCGCCGATGTTGCAGTTGTCTGGGCTGCGACAGACGACGGTGTACGTGGTTTTCTGATCAAGACCGATACACCCGGTTTTTCAACGGTTCGTATGAAGGGAAAATGGAGCCTGCGTGCCTCCGTCACCTCCGAGTTGATTCTTGAAAATGTTCGAGTCGACGAGGAGGAAAGCATACTCCCGAAAGTCAAGGGATTGAAAGGACCGCTGAGTTGCCTTACCCAGGCGCGGTACGGTATTGCCTGGGGAGCATTGGGTGCGGCCGACAACTGTTACCAGACAGCTCTGGAGTATTCCCTTTCCAGGGTACAGTTTGAAAAACCTATCGCCGCTTTTCAACTGCAGCAGAAAAAACTGGCGGAGATGGTCACGGAGCTGACCAAGGGACAGTTGCTCGCCCTGCAGCTTGGCCGCCTGAAGGATCGCAACGCATACAGCCCAGCCCAGGTTTCGATGGCAAAGATGAACAATGTCAAAATTGCCCTTGATATTGCCCATACGGCCCGGACCATGCTGGGTGCCAATGGCATAATGGGAGAATATCCGATCATGCGGCATGCCAACAACCTCGAATCTGTGTACACCTACGAGGGTACCCACGATATGCACACGCTGATCATTGGAGAAAAAGTGACGGGAATCGCGGCCTACCGTTGA